A genome region from Chlorobaculum tepidum TLS includes the following:
- a CDS encoding energy-coupling factor ABC transporter substrate-binding protein, with amino-acid sequence MTKASTKSNLLVKNLLLGVLVIALAAVPLMSLKHAEFGGSDDQAEHAITQLHPEYKRWFTPFWEPPGGEVESLLFALQAAIGAGVLGYGLGFLRGKHEASGFEQQ; translated from the coding sequence ATGACAAAAGCTTCGACAAAGAGCAATCTGCTCGTGAAAAATCTGTTGCTCGGTGTGCTGGTGATCGCGCTGGCCGCCGTACCGCTGATGAGCCTCAAACACGCCGAGTTCGGCGGTTCGGACGACCAGGCCGAACATGCCATTACGCAACTGCACCCGGAGTACAAGCGGTGGTTCACGCCATTCTGGGAGCCGCCGGGCGGCGAGGTCGAGAGCCTGCTCTTTGCGTTGCAGGCGGCCATCGGCGCGGGCGTGCTGGGCTACGGCCTCGGATTTCTGCGAGGCAAGCATGAAGCTTCCGGTTTCGAGCAGCAATGA
- a CDS encoding energy-coupling factor ABC transporter permease: MTNLKFRFFAVASMAVAFMLFGGGEAYAMHIMEGFLPPGWSLFWWLVSLPFFVLGFISLRRIVASNPRMKLLLAMAGAFAFVLSSLKIPSVTGSCSHPTGVGLGAIMFGPSVMSVLGAIVLLFQALLLAHGGLTTLGANAFSMAITGPFVSWGLYKLFDSLRSPRWLSVFVAASIGDLATYVVTSFQLAFAFPSITGGVVASAVKFLGIFAITQVPLAVSEGILTVMVYNAIMAYTGQSFFGAQSLSREVK; this comes from the coding sequence ATGACCAATTTGAAATTCCGCTTTTTCGCCGTGGCCTCGATGGCCGTGGCTTTTATGCTCTTCGGTGGCGGCGAGGCTTATGCCATGCACATCATGGAGGGCTTCCTGCCGCCGGGCTGGAGCCTGTTCTGGTGGCTGGTGTCGCTGCCGTTTTTCGTGCTCGGCTTCATCTCCCTGCGCCGGATCGTGGCGAGCAATCCGCGCATGAAGCTGCTGCTGGCCATGGCGGGGGCGTTCGCCTTCGTGCTCTCATCGCTCAAGATTCCCTCCGTGACCGGGAGTTGCTCGCACCCGACCGGCGTCGGGCTTGGGGCGATCATGTTCGGGCCGTCGGTGATGAGCGTGCTCGGCGCGATCGTGCTGCTCTTCCAGGCGCTGCTGCTGGCGCATGGTGGCTTGACCACGCTCGGCGCGAACGCATTTTCGATGGCGATTACCGGGCCGTTCGTGTCATGGGGTTTGTACAAACTTTTCGACAGTTTGCGCTCGCCGCGCTGGCTGTCGGTCTTTGTCGCTGCTTCGATTGGCGATCTGGCAACTTACGTGGTCACCTCTTTTCAGCTCGCCTTCGCGTTCCCTTCCATCACCGGCGGCGTTGTCGCTTCGGCGGTCAAGTTCCTCGGTATTTTCGCCATCACCCAGGTTCCGCTCGCCGTGAGCGAGGGCATCCTGACGGTGATGGTCTATAACGCCATCATGGCCTACACGGGTCAATCATTCTTTGGCGCGCAGTCGCTTTCCAGGGAGGTGAAGTGA